In Ignavibacteria bacterium, a single genomic region encodes these proteins:
- a CDS encoding JAB domain-containing protein produces MKVKDLPIDDRPREKLELYGAQNLSDVDLIAILIRSGMKNKSAVSLAREIIKEAGDLKSIMKMSQDELHSKFKGIGKTKAITLMAAFEIAKRIAKSDLKEKQIKIESPKDVFDIFNQELSHLDVEKFYLLILNSSNYVKKKIEISSGTLNASLISPREIFKPAIDSKAANIILVHNHPSGNVEPSREDINVTKQIVEAGKILEIPVLDHIIIANNQFTSFVERKLL; encoded by the coding sequence ATTAAAGTAAAAGATCTTCCGATTGATGATCGGCCGAGAGAGAAGTTAGAACTCTATGGGGCTCAAAATCTTTCCGATGTAGACCTGATTGCGATTCTTATTAGGTCAGGAATGAAAAATAAATCTGCTGTTTCGTTGGCGAGGGAAATAATAAAAGAAGCAGGCGATCTAAAGTCAATCATGAAAATGAGTCAAGACGAACTCCACTCTAAATTTAAAGGTATCGGAAAAACAAAGGCGATTACGTTAATGGCCGCTTTTGAGATTGCTAAGAGAATCGCCAAAAGCGATTTGAAAGAGAAACAGATTAAAATTGAATCTCCGAAAGATGTTTTTGACATTTTCAATCAAGAACTTTCTCACCTTGATGTTGAAAAATTTTATTTATTGATATTGAATTCATCAAACTACGTCAAAAAAAAGATCGAGATTTCATCAGGTACCCTAAATGCAAGTCTTATCTCCCCAAGGGAAATTTTTAAGCCTGCCATAGATTCAAAAGCAGCTAATATTATTCTAGTTCATAATCATCCGAGCGGGAATGTGGAACCGAGCCGCGAAGATATTAATGTTACAAAACAAATAGTTGAAGCCGGGAAAATATTAGAAATCCCTGTGCTCGATCATATAATTATTGCTAATAATCAATTCACAAGTTTCGTTGAACGGAAACTTTTATAG
- a CDS encoding GNAT family N-acetyltransferase: MKDIMTIRSLEKKDLLEAAKFCRANMELDSMPDFLFEEKTIIDKDFNSSTTLIAEEENQIVGFMMGVVRPLQTGKCGYIKLMAVKSDLRRKGIASKLYEIIHEKFIELGCERERIYESHPNYFMPGVDPRYTEAICFIERKGFKKFGDTSNLLCDLVTQDFSTTEEEKQIVKHNLIVKRAEKNDLTPTIEFLKNDFEAWVPEVTRAFQNDPISVHVCIHEGKVVGFSAYDTNNLNTGWFGPMGTSPSLRGKNIGGILLKRCLADQKAQGHQFAIIPWVGPIPFYMHYCNSKVQRVFWRYEKLLD, encoded by the coding sequence ATGAAAGATATTATGACAATAAGAAGTCTGGAAAAAAAGGATCTACTCGAAGCTGCAAAATTTTGCAGAGCAAATATGGAACTTGACTCTATGCCCGATTTTCTATTTGAAGAAAAAACAATTATTGATAAAGATTTTAATTCAAGCACAACACTGATTGCTGAAGAGGAAAATCAAATTGTCGGCTTCATGATGGGAGTAGTACGACCACTTCAAACAGGAAAATGCGGCTACATTAAACTTATGGCTGTGAAATCTGACCTAAGAAGAAAAGGGATTGCTTCAAAACTTTATGAAATAATTCATGAAAAATTCATCGAACTTGGGTGTGAACGTGAACGAATTTACGAATCGCATCCAAATTACTTTATGCCTGGTGTAGATCCGCGTTATACTGAAGCAATCTGTTTTATTGAACGGAAAGGATTTAAAAAGTTTGGCGATACATCAAATCTTCTGTGCGATTTAGTTACACAAGATTTCTCTACAACTGAAGAAGAAAAACAAATTGTCAAACATAACTTAATTGTGAAGCGTGCTGAAAAAAATGATTTGACTCCAACAATTGAATTCTTAAAAAATGATTTTGAAGCCTGGGTCCCCGAGGTTACAAGAGCATTTCAAAATGACCCGATATCAGTACATGTTTGCATACATGAAGGAAAGGTTGTTGGCTTTTCAGCTTATGACACGAATAATCTTAATACTGGCTGGTTTGGACCGATGGGGACTTCACCCTCGCTGCGAGGCAAAAACATTGGGGGTATACTATTAAAAAGATGTTTGGCCGATCAAAAAGCACAAGGGCATCAGTTCGCAATTATACCATGGGTTGGTCCGATTCCATTCTATATGCATTATTGTAATTCAAAAGTGCAGCGGGTTTTTTGGCGGTACGAAAAACTCTTGGACTAA
- the xseA gene encoding exodeoxyribonuclease VII large subunit produces MTKIYTVSELNQSIKFTLESSYGWLDVEGEISNFRPYSSGHWYFSLKDETSQISCVMWRGRNNYVFFTPQDGIKVRIKGKLSVYETRGNYQIDVAAMKPLGIGELQLAFEKLKEKLSREGLFDEQCKKPIPKIPSTIGIVTSKDGAALRDVISTLRRRFPAAELILAHSSVQGANASSEIADAIKTLNSYKKIDVIIICRGGGSLEDLWAFNEEITARAIFKSKIPIVTGIGHEVDFTIADYVADLRSPTPTAAAELVTPNVSGLIEYIEDFSYNNFEKIKNQIKFYSDSIRNILKSYAFSLPESLLRNKSQKLDFTAYRVQQSFSNYFQATKSRIERSMNVIKNANPKRNLSRGYSIVRQHSKIIMRVKELNKTLETEIEFFDGRIKLDGEK; encoded by the coding sequence ATGACAAAAATTTACACAGTTTCTGAACTTAACCAATCGATCAAATTCACTTTAGAATCTTCTTACGGTTGGCTCGATGTTGAGGGAGAAATTTCAAATTTTAGACCTTATTCTTCAGGGCACTGGTATTTCTCATTAAAGGATGAAACTTCACAGATTTCCTGTGTGATGTGGAGAGGTAGAAATAATTACGTCTTCTTTACTCCGCAAGACGGGATAAAAGTTCGAATCAAAGGAAAGCTTAGTGTTTATGAAACTCGTGGCAATTATCAAATTGATGTAGCCGCCATGAAACCTCTCGGTATTGGAGAACTTCAGCTTGCATTCGAAAAGTTAAAAGAAAAACTTTCGAGAGAAGGTTTGTTCGACGAGCAATGCAAAAAGCCAATTCCGAAAATCCCAAGTACTATTGGAATTGTTACTTCAAAAGATGGAGCGGCTCTGCGGGATGTGATTTCAACTCTCCGTCGGCGATTCCCTGCTGCTGAATTAATACTTGCTCATTCGTCAGTTCAAGGGGCAAATGCATCAAGTGAAATTGCCGATGCAATCAAAACTTTAAACTCTTACAAAAAGATAGATGTAATTATTATTTGCCGCGGCGGTGGTTCATTGGAAGATTTATGGGCTTTTAATGAAGAGATTACTGCAAGGGCAATTTTCAAATCTAAAATTCCAATTGTAACTGGAATTGGACATGAGGTTGATTTCACAATTGCTGATTATGTTGCTGATCTGCGCTCACCAACTCCAACTGCAGCCGCGGAATTAGTAACACCGAACGTTTCTGGTTTGATTGAATATATAGAAGATTTTTCCTATAATAATTTTGAAAAAATCAAAAACCAGATAAAATTTTACTCTGATTCGATTAGGAATATTTTGAAAAGTTACGCATTTAGTTTACCGGAATCGTTGCTAAGAAATAAAAGTCAGAAATTGGATTTTACGGCTTATCGGGTGCAGCAGTCATTCAGTAATTACTTTCAGGCAACAAAAAGCAGAATCGAGCGTTCTATGAACGTGATTAAAAATGCAAATCCGAAGAGAAATCTTTCCAGAGGATACTCAATTGTTCGCCAGCATTCAAAGATAATTATGCGAGTAAAAGAATTAAACAAAACTTTAGAAACAGAAATTGAATTTTTCGATGGGAGAATCAAACTAGATGGCGAAAAGTAA
- a CDS encoding site-specific DNA-methyltransferase, producing MKKNSVDKYLDLGERGKLSKENKLNDLTGKEWIKFTKSWFVHRPPRRKSDERLHPAKFPETLVSEFIRFFTKEGDCVIDPFLGTGSTAVACVESNRNCIGVELVKKYFDVSKRRVDELISASLFKPEVSLYNQDSLGLKNLPIEKRSIQYCITSPPYWNQLERNSIRQKNRKEKNLDTKYSGKKSDLGNCVDYEDFIEKVCKVFDQVFDLVKVNGYLTIIINNIYFQSRLYPLAFDLAVALTKRGSKSWTMKDEKIWLQDDKPLIALGVNNAWVGNRHHQYCLIFRKESSVK from the coding sequence ATGAAAAAGAATTCGGTCGATAAATATTTAGATTTGGGTGAAAGAGGAAAACTCAGCAAGGAAAATAAATTGAATGACTTAACAGGTAAAGAATGGATCAAGTTCACTAAATCCTGGTTTGTTCATCGTCCACCGAGAAGAAAAAGTGATGAGAGACTCCATCCGGCTAAATTTCCTGAGACATTAGTTAGTGAATTTATTCGGTTCTTTACAAAAGAAGGAGATTGTGTAATAGATCCTTTTCTTGGAACTGGAAGCACGGCTGTTGCATGCGTAGAAAGTAACCGCAACTGTATAGGAGTGGAACTGGTTAAAAAATATTTTGATGTATCCAAAAGAAGAGTTGATGAGTTGATATCTGCATCGCTTTTCAAACCGGAGGTTTCACTTTACAACCAGGATTCATTGGGATTAAAAAATTTACCGATAGAAAAAAGATCGATTCAATATTGCATAACATCGCCTCCCTATTGGAATCAATTGGAAAGAAACTCTATTCGCCAAAAGAATAGAAAAGAAAAAAATCTTGACACAAAATACAGTGGTAAAAAATCAGATTTGGGGAATTGTGTGGACTATGAAGATTTCATAGAAAAGGTATGCAAAGTATTCGATCAAGTTTTTGACCTTGTGAAAGTCAACGGATATTTAACCATAATAATTAATAACATTTATTTTCAAAGCAGACTTTATCCTCTTGCATTTGATTTGGCGGTTGCACTTACTAAAAGAGGTTCAAAAAGCTGGACTATGAAAGATGAAAAAATTTGGCTGCAGGATGATAAACCATTAATTGCCCTCGGTGTAAACAATGCTTGGGTTGGGAACAGACATCACCAATACTGTTTGATTTTTCGAAAGGAATCATCAGTTAAATGA
- a CDS encoding TonB-dependent receptor — protein sequence MRIFFFLFFSLVQLAISQSGSVSGIVTSEKKSIPSVNIILIDTNIGTITDSDGQYFLHDVPVGKQALRFSAVGYESQIIEINITGNRQVSLDVELASKVIEVNQVEIIAKKHQSQKDTRTSLISIEPRSAKILAGGVEDVLRTLQTLPGVLAPNDFTSQIIVRGSGPDQNLIILDDVEVFNPYRLYGVISMFNPEVVSDINLVTGGFPARYGDRLSAVLDISNREGANSSFLLGNINASIVTANLVLEGKNPFGLNGSWLFNSRRTYYDLIVEPIVKKAGLIENDVTFPNFYDIQSKLVFGPWSGHKFLFNEIYSRDGVDIVSGANRNRPDSIGVINLTKNDLLSAAWHFSNKKFLNKLTVSWYRNGGNTEFDARILDPSLNRELFNASIPDTLESYLLGFSFNSLFSFRKYSIDEKLLVLYNNHEIEIGAGVDFMQTDIDFEFKLDPQLQAIFNSNPNARSALSSFGTTKDYLRYKIYLQDNFPILPKLFFQPSLRFDYYDILEKPYFAPRLSFSYEVDKITTIRALWGLYFQSPGYEKIRDQNVLYDFNPVYTENLEAEKATHSILSFERFLTPEWNAKVEFYYKDFRNLIVPKKVQGTRFKVEPIPGRDIKFKDGWQTPTSFVSDSITLIPANNSSGNSFGLEFLVAKLNVDRNSRLNGWISYAFAYSNRIEDDIKIPFRYDQRHTVNIVLNYLTADWLEFGIKWQYGSGFPFTEPIGIKPRIVLLDKDKDGVPETPEVATRLNLLNPSASKEVIFDVNYGDDPNRFNARKPAYHRLDIRATFFTHFWNLDWTFYLDVINVYNRANVINYDYSIDSNLNLSRKATTMFPIIPTFGFSVKF from the coding sequence ATGCGAATATTCTTTTTCTTATTTTTTTCATTAGTTCAGCTTGCCATTTCACAATCTGGCAGTGTATCTGGTATAGTGACATCTGAAAAAAAATCTATTCCTTCTGTAAATATTATTCTCATAGATACTAACATTGGTACAATTACTGATTCTGATGGACAATATTTTTTACATGATGTTCCTGTTGGAAAACAAGCTTTACGTTTCAGTGCGGTTGGATATGAATCTCAAATTATTGAAATCAATATAACAGGAAATCGTCAAGTTAGTTTAGATGTCGAACTGGCATCCAAAGTAATTGAAGTTAATCAAGTTGAAATTATTGCCAAAAAACACCAATCACAAAAGGATACCCGAACAAGTTTAATCTCCATAGAACCACGGTCTGCAAAAATATTAGCTGGAGGAGTTGAAGATGTACTCAGAACACTTCAGACATTACCGGGAGTTTTAGCACCTAACGACTTTACTTCGCAAATAATCGTTCGCGGTAGCGGGCCAGATCAAAACTTAATTATTCTCGATGATGTTGAGGTATTCAATCCATATCGGCTTTATGGTGTGATTAGCATGTTCAATCCAGAAGTGGTAAGTGATATAAATTTAGTAACTGGCGGCTTTCCAGCTCGATACGGTGATAGATTGTCAGCTGTGTTGGATATTTCTAATAGGGAAGGTGCAAACTCGAGTTTTTTACTTGGCAATATTAATGCGAGTATTGTGACTGCGAATCTTGTATTAGAGGGGAAGAATCCATTTGGACTTAATGGAAGCTGGTTATTTAATTCAAGAAGAACTTATTATGATCTGATTGTCGAACCGATCGTAAAGAAAGCCGGTTTGATTGAGAATGATGTCACTTTCCCAAATTTTTATGACATTCAATCGAAGTTAGTATTCGGTCCTTGGTCGGGACACAAGTTTTTATTTAATGAAATTTATTCCCGCGATGGTGTTGATATTGTTTCCGGTGCAAATAGAAATCGGCCTGACAGCATTGGAGTCATAAATTTAACTAAGAATGATCTGTTAAGTGCAGCTTGGCATTTTTCGAATAAAAAATTTCTCAATAAACTTACAGTTTCTTGGTATAGAAATGGAGGTAACACGGAGTTCGATGCACGCATTCTTGACCCTTCGTTGAATAGGGAACTCTTTAATGCGTCAATTCCAGATACGCTTGAATCGTATCTGCTCGGATTTTCTTTCAACTCGCTTTTCTCATTTAGAAAATATTCGATCGATGAAAAACTTCTTGTTCTATATAATAATCATGAAATTGAAATTGGGGCGGGAGTTGATTTTATGCAGACCGACATTGATTTTGAATTCAAGCTTGATCCTCAGCTGCAAGCAATCTTTAATTCTAATCCGAACGCACGCTCAGCATTGAGTAGTTTCGGAACAACTAAGGATTATTTGAGATATAAAATTTATTTACAGGACAATTTTCCAATTCTTCCAAAGTTATTTTTTCAACCGAGTCTGCGTTTCGATTATTATGATATTCTTGAAAAACCATATTTTGCTCCACGACTCTCTTTTTCCTACGAAGTCGATAAAATCACAACAATAAGAGCTTTATGGGGATTATACTTCCAATCACCAGGCTACGAAAAAATTAGAGATCAAAATGTTTTATACGATTTCAATCCTGTTTACACGGAGAATCTCGAGGCAGAAAAAGCAACTCACTCAATATTAAGCTTCGAAAGGTTTTTAACTCCCGAATGGAACGCCAAAGTCGAATTTTATTATAAAGATTTTAGAAATCTGATTGTTCCAAAAAAAGTTCAGGGAACCAGATTTAAAGTTGAACCTATTCCTGGTAGAGATATAAAATTTAAGGATGGATGGCAAACGCCAACTTCATTTGTGTCTGATTCAATAACACTGATCCCTGCAAACAATTCGTCAGGGAATTCTTTCGGTTTAGAATTTCTAGTTGCAAAATTAAATGTTGATCGGAACAGCAGATTGAATGGCTGGATATCTTATGCGTTCGCTTATTCAAATCGCATTGAAGATGATATTAAGATACCGTTTCGTTATGATCAAAGACATACAGTGAATATTGTACTAAATTATCTTACAGCTGATTGGTTAGAATTTGGAATTAAATGGCAATATGGTTCTGGATTCCCATTTACTGAACCGATTGGAATTAAACCGAGAATCGTGTTGCTTGATAAGGATAAAGATGGCGTCCCTGAAACTCCTGAAGTTGCAACTCGTTTGAATTTATTGAATCCAAGTGCTTCGAAAGAAGTTATCTTTGATGTCAATTATGGAGACGATCCGAATCGTTTTAATGCAAGAAAACCGGCCTACCACAGGCTCGATATTCGAGCAACTTTCTTTACACACTTTTGGAATCTTGATTGGACTTTCTATCTTGATGTTATTAATGTTTACAATCGAGCAAATGTGATCAATTACGATTACTCAATCGATTCAAATCTTAATTTATCGCGAAAAGCAACAACTATGTTTCCTATTATCCCTACATTTGGTTTTAGTGTTAAATTCTAA
- a CDS encoding LysM peptidoglycan-binding domain-containing protein: protein MKLKKLFLPTLIFIFAISMNVFAQYEEWDSDRWMSEMNNLKARKESLLKEKAALNAAIADLKKTSQQDVDQCMNELYALVGASKADVDGFRRKVSELDSKIKTKQPNKNERQAELDALKKNRISALPEFFDKVHNQMQNALNNWIEVAPEKVYTVVRGDCLWNIAKKKTIYDNAFAWPKIFQSNKDQINNPDLIYPKQAFKIPEMNQDEMSRYQKMRDTWRRLQQ from the coding sequence ATGAAATTAAAAAAATTATTCTTGCCCACACTGATTTTCATCTTTGCCATTTCGATGAATGTTTTTGCACAATACGAGGAATGGGATAGTGATAGATGGATGTCAGAAATGAACAATCTAAAAGCAAGGAAAGAAAGTCTGCTCAAGGAAAAGGCAGCTTTAAATGCAGCGATTGCTGATCTGAAAAAAACTTCTCAACAAGATGTCGATCAATGCATGAATGAACTTTATGCACTCGTTGGCGCAAGCAAAGCGGATGTTGATGGCTTTAGAAGAAAAGTGAGTGAACTGGATTCTAAAATTAAAACTAAGCAACCGAACAAAAATGAACGTCAAGCGGAATTGGATGCTCTAAAGAAAAATAGAATAAGTGCGCTACCAGAATTTTTCGACAAGGTTCATAATCAAATGCAGAATGCATTGAATAATTGGATTGAAGTTGCTCCAGAAAAAGTTTACACGGTTGTTCGTGGTGACTGCTTATGGAATATAGCCAAAAAGAAGACTATTTATGATAACGCATTTGCATGGCCTAAAATATTCCAATCAAACAAGGATCAAATCAATAATCCTGATTTAATTTATCCAAAACAAGCTTTTAAAATTCCAGAAATGAATCAGGATGAAATGTCGAGATACCAAAAAATGAGAGATACTTGGAGAAGATTGCAGCAATAA
- the xseB gene encoding exodeoxyribonuclease VII small subunit yields the protein MAKSKSDFEKDFNRLEEISDTLESDKITLEDAIKLYEEGVDITKKLMEILSKAELKISQLKTELDGTIKKSKLEIDEES from the coding sequence ATGGCGAAAAGTAAATCTGATTTTGAAAAAGATTTCAATCGGCTTGAAGAAATTTCTGACACACTTGAATCGGATAAAATCACATTGGAAGATGCTATCAAACTTTACGAGGAAGGTGTTGATATAACTAAAAAGCTTATGGAAATATTATCGAAAGCCGAATTAAAAATCTCCCAGCTCAAAACGGAGTTGGATGGTACGATAAAAAAGTCAAAACTTGAAATTGACGAAGAAAGTTAA
- a CDS encoding PhoH family protein, translating into MLALIGINDSNISLIESYFNTSISVRGETIHLKGTQFEIEMIEKILNELVFILNKNKIITQQDIELVIQLAKNGKEVISETDINSAVLFTKSDVIKAKTAGQFEFIKIAKRNDIVFAIGPAGTGKTYLSVALAVASFKNHFVNKIVLCRPAVEAGENLGFLPGDIREKIDPYLRPLYDALDDMIPFEKLKVYLERNTIEIIPLAYMRGRTLNNAFVILDEAQNATALQMKMFLTRLGANSKAIITGDITQVDLPTKKESGLIQAQSILTGIDGVAFVYFTKADVVRHRLVKNILEAYERYQTNNGSQSQSFEKQ; encoded by the coding sequence ATGCTCGCTCTTATTGGAATCAACGATTCGAACATCTCGTTGATCGAATCTTATTTCAATACCAGCATTTCTGTAAGGGGGGAGACAATACATTTAAAGGGGACTCAATTCGAAATTGAGATGATAGAGAAAATACTCAACGAGTTAGTTTTCATCCTGAATAAGAATAAAATTATTACTCAACAGGATATTGAGTTAGTAATTCAATTGGCAAAAAATGGAAAAGAAGTTATCAGTGAAACTGACATAAATTCCGCAGTCCTTTTTACAAAGAGTGATGTTATAAAAGCAAAAACCGCAGGCCAGTTTGAGTTCATCAAAATTGCAAAACGAAATGATATTGTGTTTGCAATCGGGCCAGCCGGAACTGGAAAAACTTATCTATCTGTGGCACTTGCGGTTGCGAGTTTTAAAAATCATTTTGTTAATAAAATTGTATTATGTCGTCCCGCTGTTGAGGCAGGTGAAAATCTTGGATTTCTTCCAGGTGACATTCGTGAGAAGATCGATCCATATTTGCGTCCATTGTATGATGCGCTTGATGATATGATCCCTTTCGAAAAACTCAAAGTTTATTTGGAGAGAAATACCATTGAAATAATCCCTCTTGCATATATGCGCGGACGGACACTGAATAATGCGTTTGTGATTCTCGATGAAGCTCAAAACGCAACTGCATTGCAAATGAAGATGTTTCTTACACGATTAGGAGCAAATTCTAAAGCAATTATAACTGGTGACATAACTCAAGTTGATCTACCTACGAAGAAAGAAAGTGGCTTGATTCAAGCTCAATCCATACTTACTGGAATTGATGGCGTCGCCTTTGTTTATTTTACAAAAGCTGATGTGGTTAGACATCGTTTGGTTAAGAATATTTTAGAAGCTTACGAAAGATACCAAACGAATAATGGAAGTCAGTCACAGTCCTTTGAAAAACAATAA